The following proteins are co-located in the Candidatus Bathyarchaeum sp. genome:
- a CDS encoding adenine nucleotide alpha hydrolase produces the protein MKAAALFSGGKDSLYSLYLAEKQGVTVDHLITLLTTLPIPSPHAENIEALKKIAKSMGKQLTIVDFKKENAFIQTLKTLDIDALIAGDVDGDDHLQGLKDVCSKTGLDLLEPIYGRDTTDLFHEIFGSGFKSLITGVDLNYLGEDWLGFVISEESGAQFLEKIGSADPLGEYGEFHTLTLDCSLYENPFKVTSTQHRLANNIAYIIVSVD, from the coding sequence ATGAAGGCTGCTGCACTATTTTCTGGTGGAAAAGATTCCCTTTATTCTCTTTATCTTGCTGAAAAACAAGGAGTCACAGTTGACCATCTAATTACTTTGCTCACTACGCTTCCAATTCCTTCTCCTCATGCAGAAAACATTGAAGCCCTAAAAAAGATAGCAAAATCAATGGGCAAACAGTTAACCATAGTTGATTTCAAAAAGGAAAACGCCTTCATTCAAACTCTCAAAACCTTGGATATTGATGCCCTAATTGCCGGCGACGTCGATGGAGACGACCACCTGCAAGGACTAAAAGATGTCTGTAGCAAAACTGGTTTAGACTTGCTTGAACCCATCTACGGCCGGGACACCACTGACTTGTTCCATGAAATCTTTGGTTCAGGTTTCAAATCTTTGATTACGGGTGTGGACCTAAACTATTTGGGAGAAGACTGGTTGGGTTTTGTTATCAGCGAAGAATCTGGTGCACAGTTTCTAGAAAAAATTGGATCTGCTGACCCCTTAGGGGAATACGGCGAGTTTCATACTTTGACTCTTGATTGTTCCCTTTATGAGAACCCATTCAAGGTTACTTCTACTCAACATAGGCTTGCAAACAATATTGCGTACATTATTGTTTCAGTAGACTAA
- a CDS encoding ABC transporter ATP-binding protein codes for MVTLTIDDVNCSYGSVEILNDISFEVKSGEFLGILGPNGSGKTTLLKSISRVLKPKKGTILIDEQNIYNMKSIELAKQMAVVPQSSPISFDFTALEVVLMGRNPHMKRFQMEGKSDLETAKESMQVTRTWDFADRPITELSGGEIQRVIIARALTQEPQILLLDEPTTHLDISNQLEIMDMIKRLSITQKLLIVAVFHDFNLAARYCDSIILMKQGKIIAAGKADETLTSENLKKVFSVNTIVKKHPITGQLHVIPISMPVIQQQKSLSVHLISGGGTGSPIMKTLLDEGYRVTAGVLNLLDTDQETAQLLSIPTTNEAPFSPITKEAHEANLKMISKADVLVVTPTQFGEGNLRNLDAADEALKKGLPVVLLEDGAISERDFTNGRATLYLEKLKANGAVTVKNVKELVSFIDDLEAKTVELNK; via the coding sequence TTGGTAACATTGACAATAGATGACGTTAACTGCTCTTATGGATCTGTTGAAATTCTAAATGATATCAGTTTTGAAGTAAAAAGTGGCGAGTTTTTAGGAATTCTGGGTCCCAATGGTTCAGGAAAAACTACTTTGTTAAAAAGCATTAGCAGAGTACTCAAACCAAAGAAAGGAACAATTCTCATCGACGAACAAAACATATACAACATGAAAAGTATAGAGCTTGCAAAACAAATGGCTGTTGTTCCACAGAGTTCACCAATATCCTTTGATTTCACTGCGCTTGAAGTGGTCCTTATGGGTCGCAACCCACATATGAAGCGGTTCCAGATGGAGGGCAAAAGCGATTTAGAAACCGCAAAAGAATCAATGCAAGTAACTCGCACATGGGACTTTGCAGACCGTCCAATAACTGAACTTAGCGGAGGAGAAATACAGCGCGTAATAATTGCACGTGCACTAACTCAAGAACCCCAAATCCTTTTGCTCGATGAGCCAACAACTCATCTAGACATCAGCAACCAACTAGAAATAATGGACATGATAAAGCGTTTGAGTATAACCCAAAAATTGTTAATTGTCGCGGTTTTTCATGATTTCAACTTGGCTGCCCGATACTGTGACTCTATTATCCTTATGAAACAGGGTAAAATTATTGCTGCTGGAAAAGCAGATGAAACTTTAACAAGTGAAAACCTCAAAAAAGTTTTCAGTGTTAATACCATCGTGAAGAAGCACCCTATTACAGGACAACTTCATGTTATTCCCATTTCAATGCCTGTAATCCAACAACAAAAAAGCCTTAGTGTTCACCTAATTTCTGGAGGAGGCACGGGCAGCCCCATTATGAAAACGTTATTAGATGAAGGGTATCGTGTTACTGCGGGAGTTTTAAATCTGTTAGATACAGATCAAGAAACTGCCCAGTTACTCTCTATTCCAACAACAAATGAAGCCCCCTTTTCGCCCATAACCAAAGAAGCTCACGAAGCAAACTTGAAAATGATTAGTAAAGCAGATGTTTTGGTGGTAACACCAACTCAGTTTGGTGAAGGAAACTTGCGTAATCTTGATGCAGCAGATGAAGCTTTGAAAAAAGGATTGCCTGTGGTGCTTCTTGAAGATGGAGCTATCAGTGAACGGGATTTCACTAATGGTAGGGCTACACTGTATTTGGAAAAACTCAAAGCAAATGGCGCAGTAACAGTAAAAAACGTCAAGGAATTGGTAAGTTTCATTGATGATTTGGAAGCAAAGACAGTTGAGTTGAACAAATAA
- a CDS encoding helical backbone metal receptor, translating to MDKTITYITAIVAVIALVVSAFAYVNFEGQISDINTAIDDLEAGIANVDVTSDLNSLQSDVNSLQGQLTEIQETINTYQTAITDLETQVGEQQDKIDEYQQTIEEQQQQIDEYQQVTLVDSYGNVVTLTSAPERIVSLAPSNTEIVFAIGAGDSVVGITDYCNYPYNFTAWIEAGNMTSIGSYYGPSIEPIVALEPDLVLASSGSLEAAETLQNLGYNVLIIEGQTVDEVLQDILLVGRATYKNSEASALVTDLRTRIDAVTTTVADATTTPKVYYELWYEPLMSAGPSTYIDELITLAGGENIFGDATASWPYVSAEEVISKNPDVILMPDSYMSDNLYDINDVYDRPGWSVITAIQNEAVYEIVEDTVVRSGPRIVDALETIAELLNPELFG from the coding sequence ATGGATAAAACTATCACATACATCACAGCAATTGTAGCTGTCATTGCATTAGTCGTTTCAGCATTTGCATACGTCAATTTTGAAGGTCAAATTAGCGACATAAACACCGCTATTGACGACCTAGAAGCAGGCATAGCAAATGTTGATGTTACTTCCGACCTTAATTCCCTTCAAAGTGATGTTAACTCACTTCAAGGACAACTTACAGAAATCCAAGAAACAATCAACACCTATCAAACCGCAATCACCGACCTAGAAACACAAGTTGGTGAACAACAAGACAAAATCGATGAGTATCAACAGACTATTGAAGAACAGCAACAGCAAATCGATGAATATCAACAAGTGACACTAGTAGATAGTTATGGCAATGTAGTTACTTTGACTTCAGCTCCAGAACGAATTGTATCATTGGCGCCAAGTAACACTGAAATCGTGTTCGCAATTGGAGCAGGAGATTCTGTTGTAGGAATAACAGATTACTGTAACTATCCTTACAACTTCACGGCATGGATTGAAGCCGGCAACATGACCAGCATAGGAAGCTATTATGGTCCATCTATTGAACCGATCGTTGCATTGGAACCTGATTTGGTCCTTGCATCCTCTGGGAGTTTAGAAGCAGCCGAAACACTACAGAACCTTGGCTACAACGTTTTAATCATAGAAGGTCAAACCGTTGATGAAGTTCTACAAGATATTCTTTTGGTAGGACGTGCCACATACAAAAACAGTGAAGCCAGTGCTCTTGTTACCGATTTAAGAACAAGAATAGATGCAGTGACCACAACAGTAGCGGATGCAACAACTACTCCAAAAGTTTACTATGAACTTTGGTACGAACCACTCATGAGTGCAGGTCCATCAACATACATTGATGAACTCATAACTTTGGCTGGTGGAGAAAACATCTTTGGTGATGCAACCGCAAGTTGGCCATATGTAAGCGCTGAGGAAGTTATCTCAAAGAATCCCGACGTAATCCTCATGCCTGACTCGTATATGTCAGATAACCTCTACGACATAAATGATGTTTACGACCGTCCTGGATGGAGCGTAATAACTGCCATTCAGAATGAAGCAGTATACGAAATCGTTGAAGATACCGTTGTTAGATCAGGTCCAAGGATTGTTGATGCACTAGAAACAATAGCTGAATTGCTTAATCCAGAACTCTTTGGATAA
- a CDS encoding radical SAM protein, translating to MGSSALKMEERPLLYMMTWRCTRACNYNCTYCSFGSQPYPVNEINTEGGKKIVDELYGLGAKWFGLSGGEPLVRKDIFEIIEHAKSLGMNVSLITNGYFAKGNILEKLIRNEVMTAVSLDGTEQTNDMTRGKGSYKIAVEAMKNLSDGNVFDCIVSTLNRRNCSEVEHIADLGYKYNATRVVYHNYIPVGRAQEHLDLAPTPEQYEETWNRVYDLMQQYQNKMSINVYCPFFARIAKERGMPDFDYWFENVFLGQCFIGGRYMGLLENGDIRPCGFNEGYRTGNIKNQSMKEIWTEMQTSDFTLKLKDRSNLKGKCGVCEYRDICGGCRTRAEVYTGDLFESDPACAYIPKVLREQ from the coding sequence ATGGGTTCGAGTGCACTAAAGATGGAAGAACGACCCCTTCTTTACATGATGACTTGGCGCTGTACGCGTGCATGTAACTATAACTGTACTTACTGCAGTTTTGGTTCCCAACCCTACCCAGTAAACGAAATCAACACCGAAGGCGGAAAAAAAATAGTTGACGAACTTTACGGACTCGGAGCAAAATGGTTTGGCCTCAGTGGCGGAGAACCTTTAGTAAGAAAAGACATTTTTGAAATTATCGAGCACGCCAAAAGCCTTGGAATGAACGTGAGTCTGATTACAAACGGGTATTTTGCTAAAGGCAACATTCTTGAGAAACTGATTCGAAACGAAGTTATGACCGCTGTAAGCCTTGATGGCACTGAACAAACCAACGACATGACTAGGGGAAAAGGCAGTTATAAAATCGCTGTTGAAGCCATGAAAAATTTGTCTGATGGTAATGTTTTTGATTGTATTGTTTCTACCCTTAACAGGCGTAACTGCTCAGAAGTTGAGCACATTGCAGATTTAGGCTACAAATATAATGCCACTCGTGTAGTTTACCATAACTATATTCCAGTTGGCAGAGCTCAAGAGCATCTTGATTTGGCGCCTACCCCCGAACAATACGAAGAAACTTGGAACCGCGTTTACGATTTGATGCAACAATACCAAAACAAAATGAGCATCAATGTTTATTGTCCATTCTTTGCCCGAATCGCAAAAGAGCGTGGTATGCCTGATTTTGATTACTGGTTTGAAAACGTTTTCTTGGGTCAGTGCTTTATTGGCGGCCGATACATGGGGCTGCTCGAAAACGGTGACATCAGACCCTGTGGATTTAACGAGGGTTACCGCACGGGTAACATCAAAAACCAATCCATGAAAGAAATCTGGACCGAAATGCAAACTTCTGATTTCACCCTCAAACTCAAAGACCGAAGCAACCTGAAAGGCAAATGTGGCGTTTGCGAATATCGTGACATTTGTGGTGGTTGTAGAACTCGCGCAGAAGTCTACACTGGCGATTTATTTGAATCTGATCCAGCATGTGCATATATTCCCAAAGTTTTAAGGGAACAATAA
- a CDS encoding cobalamin-binding protein → MVNNKGQVCPERIVSLSPSNTEILFAVGAGDKVVGVTDYCNYPPELGKQLKTNKTVTIGGYWDPSVETIAKLKPDLVLVSVAKCSNQTNNCTANCSRSCETTIKAAKKLQGLGINVLRLSPHGLDTVLDDISVVGDVTDNSLRANEIVSDLKQRINSVVEASKTVIIKPKVYFEVWNDPYLSVNSKNWIGNLISLAGGENIFGQAPSEWPMIAPGDVVDLNPDVLLFPVIPDVRPFWESFEAVKNRQGWQNITAIKNNQLYTLLRDCISRPGPRLVESLELLSKIFHEIS, encoded by the coding sequence ATGGTAAACAACAAAGGTCAAGTTTGTCCAGAACGGATAGTTTCTCTTTCTCCCAGCAACACCGAGATACTCTTTGCTGTTGGAGCTGGTGACAAAGTTGTTGGCGTGACTGACTACTGCAACTACCCGCCAGAACTAGGAAAGCAACTAAAAACAAACAAAACAGTTACCATTGGAGGCTACTGGGACCCTTCTGTTGAAACCATTGCAAAGTTGAAACCTGATTTAGTATTGGTTTCAGTTGCAAAGTGTTCTAATCAAACAAACAACTGCACAGCCAACTGTAGCCGTAGCTGTGAAACAACAATAAAAGCTGCAAAAAAACTGCAGGGTCTAGGCATCAATGTTTTGAGGTTATCTCCACACGGTTTGGATACTGTTCTAGATGATATTTCAGTTGTAGGGGATGTTACTGACAACAGTTTGCGAGCCAACGAAATTGTGAGCGATTTGAAGCAAAGAATAAACTCTGTAGTTGAAGCCTCAAAAACAGTTATCATAAAACCAAAAGTATACTTTGAAGTCTGGAACGACCCTTACCTTAGTGTCAACTCAAAAAACTGGATTGGTAACTTGATTAGTTTGGCTGGAGGAGAAAACATTTTTGGTCAAGCACCCTCAGAATGGCCCATGATTGCCCCCGGTGATGTTGTTGATTTGAATCCAGATGTCTTGTTGTTTCCTGTTATTCCTGATGTGCGCCCTTTTTGGGAAAGTTTTGAAGCAGTAAAAAACCGCCAAGGCTGGCAAAACATAACCGCAATTAAAAACAATCAACTTTACACGCTTCTACGTGATTGTATCTCTCGTCCCGGACCTAGACTTGTGGAGTCTTTGGAGTTGCTTTCAAAAATTTTTCATGAAATTTCTTAA
- a CDS encoding iron chelate uptake ABC transporter family permease subunit codes for MKSDAKSIHLKHVSHWKLYVILLLLAFGAIFVVALNLGYATIPFRDILAILFDKVPLVSNLVDSSNLNVTYDVIISQIRLPRVICGALVGASLATAGVVYQGIFRNPMADPYVIGASTGASLGSALVFVLGMGVALFGVNSVQVFAFVGSLVTVLFVYTLSKVGSKVPVTTLLLTGIAVSLFQNAIVTYLKTISSDQVLHGLTYWLIGSLSSTESWDNVFAVLPFVVLGIFVSYLYSRDLNILALGEDQAQHLGVEIEKVKKVLLISGALMTAAAVSISGLIGFVGLIIPHLTRVLIGPDHRILLPTSALVGASFLMLCDGISRVIMGSGEAPVGIITAVAGAPFFIYLLRRKRKGYSS; via the coding sequence ATGAAATCAGATGCTAAATCAATTCATTTGAAACATGTTTCACATTGGAAACTTTATGTAATTTTATTGTTACTTGCCTTTGGAGCCATTTTTGTTGTGGCACTCAACTTGGGTTATGCAACCATCCCCTTTCGAGACATTTTAGCAATCCTATTCGATAAGGTTCCGTTGGTAAGCAATTTAGTGGACTCCTCTAACCTCAACGTTACCTATGATGTCATAATAAGCCAAATCAGGCTCCCTCGTGTAATTTGTGGTGCATTAGTTGGTGCATCTTTGGCAACTGCAGGTGTTGTATACCAAGGAATATTCAGAAATCCTATGGCAGACCCATACGTTATTGGAGCATCTACAGGTGCATCTTTGGGTTCAGCACTTGTATTTGTTCTTGGCATGGGTGTAGCGCTTTTTGGTGTGAACTCTGTTCAAGTTTTTGCTTTTGTTGGCTCCTTGGTAACTGTACTTTTTGTTTACACACTATCAAAAGTTGGCTCTAAAGTTCCAGTTACAACTTTGCTTTTAACAGGTATCGCTGTAAGCCTATTTCAAAACGCCATAGTTACGTATCTAAAAACTATATCCAGCGATCAAGTTCTTCACGGATTAACTTACTGGCTTATCGGAAGTCTCTCATCCACTGAGAGCTGGGATAACGTCTTCGCCGTTCTTCCTTTTGTTGTCCTGGGTATTTTTGTATCTTATTTGTATTCCCGCGACTTGAATATCCTCGCTTTAGGAGAAGATCAAGCTCAGCACTTAGGGGTTGAAATCGAAAAAGTGAAAAAAGTATTACTTATTTCGGGAGCACTCATGACTGCTGCAGCTGTTTCAATTAGCGGTTTAATCGGTTTTGTTGGTTTGATTATTCCTCATCTTACACGAGTTTTGATTGGACCGGATCACCGAATTCTGCTACCTACTTCAGCGCTTGTAGGGGCCTCTTTCTTGATGTTATGCGACGGTATTTCTAGAGTTATAATGGGTTCTGGAGAAGCACCTGTTGGAATAATAACTGCTGTTGCTGGTGCTCCATTTTTTATATATCTACTTCGTAGAAAAAGAAAAGGATACTCATCATAG
- the glmS gene encoding glutamine--fructose-6-phosphate transaminase (isomerizing), with amino-acid sequence MCGIFGCILKTGEAAPIIHGGLKKLEYRGYDSVGIATIDDGKLSIKKDSGKIDDVHQWHNLDAMPGRLGIGHTRWATHGAPYQENAHPHTDCKNQIAVVHNGIIENFAELKRELEEKGHVFTSKTDTEVIAHLVEEKLKTGSSLVEAVRETVKMLDGSYATAIVSVTEPDKIVCARKESPLVVGVADDSLYVASDIPAFLSKTNKSLVIEDGEIIVLSDSGYQINKISDWEPVTREPALIEWEPEAAEKQGYPHFMLKEIHEQPVRLRDTLRLQDKFLELMTTFLDRAGEVFLVACGTSYHACLAASYLFSKLSFLATHPVIASEFVEQHGKSVNIDSTLLVVSQSGETADTLEAVESARLRAATVLGLTNIVGSTLTRVSRVYIVQQSGPEIGVAATKTFTSQISVLSQLAIRLAKKRGKVSHTEIEDLEESLERIPDIAEEIIETKEEKVKQLAKKYGNKDCFFFLGRGMASAVALEGKLKLMEISYIPSMAYPAGESKHGPISLVERGFPIVFICPRDSTRRSIIGNIMEMKARGASIIAIIEKDDEEIKKLADDYIEIDTGLPEVLSPIPFVIPLQLFAYYMSLERGNDPDKPRNLAKSVTVK; translated from the coding sequence ATGTGTGGAATATTTGGATGCATCCTAAAAACAGGCGAAGCTGCACCTATAATTCATGGCGGCTTAAAAAAACTAGAATACAGAGGCTATGACTCAGTGGGCATAGCTACCATTGATGATGGCAAACTCTCCATAAAAAAAGACAGTGGAAAAATAGATGATGTGCATCAATGGCACAACCTTGATGCAATGCCCGGAAGATTGGGTATAGGTCACACCCGATGGGCAACCCATGGCGCCCCATACCAAGAGAATGCCCACCCCCACACAGACTGCAAAAACCAAATTGCAGTAGTCCACAACGGAATTATCGAAAATTTTGCAGAACTTAAAAGAGAACTTGAAGAGAAAGGTCACGTCTTCACATCAAAAACTGACACAGAAGTAATTGCACATCTTGTTGAAGAAAAACTCAAAACAGGTTCATCTCTTGTTGAAGCCGTTCGGGAAACTGTGAAAATGTTGGATGGGTCTTATGCAACTGCAATTGTTTCTGTTACTGAGCCTGATAAGATTGTATGCGCCCGAAAAGAAAGCCCTCTTGTCGTTGGAGTAGCGGATGATAGTTTGTATGTTGCGTCGGATATTCCTGCATTTCTTTCGAAAACAAACAAGTCGCTCGTTATTGAAGACGGAGAAATCATTGTATTAAGTGACAGTGGTTATCAAATCAACAAAATTAGTGATTGGGAACCAGTAACCAGAGAGCCTGCGCTTATCGAATGGGAACCTGAAGCCGCTGAAAAACAGGGTTACCCACATTTCATGTTAAAAGAAATCCACGAGCAACCTGTCCGATTACGGGACACCCTTCGTTTGCAGGACAAATTCCTTGAATTGATGACTACTTTTCTTGACCGCGCTGGAGAAGTATTCTTAGTTGCATGCGGAACGTCATATCATGCTTGTTTAGCTGCATCTTACTTGTTCTCTAAACTGTCCTTTTTAGCAACACACCCAGTAATCGCTTCTGAGTTTGTTGAACAACACGGAAAATCAGTAAACATCGACAGCACCCTTCTGGTAGTAAGCCAATCTGGAGAAACCGCAGATACCCTCGAAGCTGTTGAAAGCGCACGACTACGGGCAGCAACAGTTTTGGGCTTAACAAACATTGTTGGATCTACTCTCACGAGGGTTTCACGGGTTTATATCGTTCAGCAGTCTGGTCCAGAAATTGGAGTTGCGGCAACGAAAACTTTCACCTCTCAAATTTCGGTGCTTTCTCAATTGGCGATTCGCCTTGCCAAGAAACGTGGCAAAGTTTCTCACACAGAAATAGAGGACCTTGAAGAAAGCCTTGAGCGCATACCAGACATTGCTGAAGAGATTATTGAAACTAAAGAAGAAAAAGTAAAACAGTTAGCCAAAAAATACGGCAATAAAGACTGCTTCTTCTTTTTGGGTCGGGGTATGGCTTCTGCTGTGGCTCTTGAAGGCAAACTAAAACTTATGGAAATTTCGTACATCCCTTCTATGGCTTATCCTGCAGGAGAGAGCAAGCATGGACCCATTAGTTTAGTTGAGCGTGGTTTTCCAATAGTTTTCATATGCCCACGAGATTCTACTCGACGAAGCATTATCGGCAACATCATGGAAATGAAAGCTCGCGGGGCTTCGATAATTGCCATAATTGAAAAAGATGATGAAGAAATCAAAAAACTAGCTGACGACTATATTGAAATTGACACTGGATTGCCTGAGGTGCTGTCGCCTATTCCCTTTGTTATTCCGTTGCAGCTTTTTGCTTATTATATGTCCCTTGAACGAGGAAACGACCCCGACAAACCCAGAAACCTAGCCAAGTCTGTAACCGTGAAATAG
- a CDS encoding N-acetyltransferase, giving the protein MEDVKLVDITLDNVFDYGVCGYKNRKNKGLQRKVEWLKNRFSEGMKIKTIITENDGSQGLIEYIPGEYCWRPVNAKGYMFIHCIFSGFKKVYKRHGYGSMLIDECIKDAKQQHMQGVAVVTRKSGWMADNRIFFKKGFEVVDSAAPDFDLLVKKFNKDAPDPKFKGNWEQTFKQYSDGLTIIWSGQCPYPSNYAEELAETAEKEFNVTANLVELKTCEEAQNSPCPFGVFCVVYNGKVVAGTPISKGRLRNILKKELTKITVN; this is encoded by the coding sequence ATGGAAGACGTTAAACTAGTTGACATTACGTTAGACAATGTTTTTGATTACGGCGTTTGTGGTTACAAGAACAGAAAAAACAAGGGTCTGCAACGAAAAGTTGAGTGGCTCAAAAACCGTTTTTCTGAAGGCATGAAAATCAAAACTATAATTACAGAAAATGATGGCTCCCAAGGGCTAATTGAATACATTCCCGGAGAATACTGCTGGCGACCTGTTAACGCAAAGGGTTACATGTTTATTCACTGCATTTTTTCGGGTTTTAAAAAGGTGTACAAAAGACACGGGTATGGGTCCATGTTAATTGATGAATGTATCAAAGACGCAAAACAACAACACATGCAAGGCGTCGCAGTGGTTACCCGTAAAAGTGGCTGGATGGCAGATAACAGAATATTTTTCAAGAAAGGCTTCGAAGTTGTGGACTCTGCTGCTCCAGATTTTGATTTGCTTGTTAAAAAATTCAATAAAGATGCACCCGACCCAAAGTTCAAGGGAAACTGGGAACAAACCTTTAAACAATACTCTGATGGCTTAACGATTATTTGGTCGGGGCAGTGTCCTTATCCTTCAAATTACGCAGAAGAGCTAGCTGAAACTGCAGAAAAAGAGTTCAATGTAACTGCTAATCTGGTTGAACTAAAAACGTGTGAAGAAGCCCAAAACAGTCCCTGTCCTTTTGGCGTTTTTTGTGTGGTGTATAACGGAAAAGTAGTTGCAGGTACGCCCATCAGCAAAGGCAGGTTACGTAACATCTTAAAAAAAGAACTAACAAAAATAACAGTCAACTAG
- a CDS encoding radical SAM protein, whose translation MTKKGPLFILPWRCTPACNSNCLHCGFASMAEPSASLGTEETKKIVDKIHDFGATYFGISGGDPLLRKDLPEIIKYAKGTGMNVSIIIGGQGLDDKMMEALVKYGVRVSISIDGPEEINDALRGKGAYKTALSAIQKTSKAGLLDCLVATLANVDATRNNVSSDDMEHVIKLAEKYGARWVVIHGFIPFKNTKEHLSHAPSPEQYEKIWNEVYDLRLKYNGKPEVNVYCPFFARIAKQRGLPDFDHWLNNFFLGKCSIAGKYMSVIENGDVIPCSFNDHIRLANVQDKSLNQIWDELQTSELTVKLKDRNNLKGKCGVCEYRDICGGCRTRAYIYTGDYLASDPACAYVPKVLRVKK comes from the coding sequence TTGACCAAAAAAGGACCCTTGTTCATTTTGCCTTGGCGATGCACTCCTGCATGTAACAGTAACTGTTTGCATTGTGGTTTTGCGTCTATGGCTGAGCCCTCTGCCTCTCTTGGAACTGAAGAAACCAAAAAAATTGTAGACAAAATCCACGATTTTGGAGCCACCTATTTTGGAATCAGCGGTGGAGACCCCCTTCTGCGAAAAGACCTCCCAGAAATAATCAAGTACGCCAAAGGCACGGGAATGAACGTCAGCATCATAATTGGCGGGCAGGGTCTTGATGACAAAATGATGGAAGCCCTCGTCAAGTATGGGGTTCGAGTTTCCATTAGTATTGATGGTCCTGAAGAAATTAATGATGCATTACGCGGAAAAGGAGCCTACAAAACTGCCCTTTCTGCGATACAAAAAACTTCCAAGGCAGGTCTTTTGGATTGTTTGGTTGCCACTCTTGCAAATGTTGACGCAACCCGAAACAATGTTAGCTCTGACGACATGGAGCACGTCATAAAGTTGGCTGAAAAATACGGCGCCCGCTGGGTAGTTATTCATGGGTTTATTCCTTTCAAAAACACAAAAGAGCATCTTTCCCATGCGCCTTCTCCTGAACAATACGAAAAAATCTGGAACGAAGTTTACGACCTGCGCCTAAAATATAACGGCAAACCTGAAGTCAACGTTTACTGTCCCTTTTTTGCCCGAATCGCCAAACAACGAGGATTGCCCGACTTTGATCATTGGTTAAACAATTTCTTCTTGGGCAAATGCTCCATTGCCGGCAAATACATGAGCGTAATCGAAAACGGTGACGTTATTCCCTGCAGTTTCAACGACCACATCCGACTGGCAAACGTGCAAGACAAATCCTTAAACCAAATCTGGGATGAACTGCAAACTTCAGAGTTAACAGTTAAACTCAAAGACCGAAACAACCTGAAAGGCAAATGTGGTGTCTGTGAATACCGCGACATCTGTGGTGGATGCAGAACCCGAGCGTACATTTACACTGGCGATTATCTTGCTTCTGATCCTGCGTGTGCTTATGTTCCTAAGGTTTTGCGGGTAAAGAAGTAA